The proteins below come from a single Acidimicrobiia bacterium genomic window:
- the phnD gene encoding phosphate/phosphite/phosphonate ABC transporter substrate-binding protein, whose protein sequence is MKKRYGLMLLVAFALVIAACSSDSDDTTTTGAPEATTTTAAPTTTTTTEAPGPAVGSPDNPIKVLFVPSVSAEEIIAGGEILKETLEEATGLTYEVSVPTSYAATINEMCASPENTIGFIPATAYVLGNDLCGIEVALKSLRFDYTEYWAEFIVQRDSDIETLADLAGLKWAYPDAGSTSGFLVPSGMLGQNGIEAGETFEAGGHSAVVRAVYNGEADFGTVFFSPSIDGDDEVIWDGTTAGADVPAENVAACALDGDGQIDCDGVFPRDARRNIREEAPDVIQKVRILELSQPIPNDTVSFGPDVPQDVRTQFLTALAAFAANDPDGFETAFDAYSWDGVFETNDSEFDYIRALVQELDLTVDDL, encoded by the coding sequence ATGAAGAAACGATATGGATTGATGCTGCTCGTCGCGTTCGCGCTCGTGATCGCGGCGTGTTCAAGCGACAGTGACGACACGACGACCACGGGTGCACCCGAGGCCACCACAACCACGGCGGCACCGACCACAACAACGACAACGGAAGCGCCAGGACCGGCGGTCGGTTCACCCGACAACCCGATCAAGGTGCTGTTCGTTCCTTCGGTGAGCGCCGAAGAGATCATCGCCGGTGGCGAGATCCTCAAGGAAACGCTCGAGGAAGCGACGGGCTTGACCTATGAGGTCAGCGTCCCGACCTCGTACGCGGCGACGATCAACGAGATGTGCGCATCGCCCGAGAACACGATCGGGTTCATCCCGGCGACGGCATATGTCCTCGGAAACGACCTGTGCGGCATCGAGGTGGCCCTCAAGTCGCTGCGTTTCGACTACACCGAGTACTGGGCAGAGTTCATCGTCCAACGCGACAGCGACATCGAGACGCTCGCCGACCTCGCCGGTCTGAAGTGGGCGTACCCGGATGCGGGTTCGACCTCCGGATTCCTGGTTCCCAGCGGCATGCTCGGCCAGAACGGCATCGAAGCAGGTGAGACCTTCGAAGCCGGGGGCCACTCGGCGGTCGTGCGGGCCGTCTACAACGGTGAGGCCGATTTCGGAACCGTGTTCTTCAGCCCGTCCATCGACGGAGACGACGAAGTCATCTGGGACGGCACGACCGCTGGCGCTGATGTACCCGCGGAGAATGTCGCTGCGTGTGCCCTCGATGGGGACGGTCAGATCGACTGTGACGGGGTGTTCCCGAGAGACGCTCGCCGGAACATCAGGGAAGAAGCTCCCGATGTGATCCAGAAGGTTCGCATCCTCGAGCTGAGCCAGCCGATCCCGAACGACACGGTCAGCTTCGGTCCCGATGTCCCCCAGGATGTCCGGACACAGTTCCTGACGGCACTCGCCGCGTTCGCGGCCAACGATCCGGATGGCTTCGAGACGGCATTCGACGCCTATTCCTGGGACGGTGTCTTCGAGACGAACGACTCGGAGTTCGACTACATTCGTGCGCTTGTCCAAGAGCTCGACCTGACCGTCGACGACCTCTAA
- the dnaX gene encoding DNA polymerase III subunit gamma/tau, with protein sequence MQYQALYRKYRPQRFDEVIGQDHVTATLAREVIDDKVAHAYLLTGPRGTGKTTTARLLAKSLNCANRSDDGEPDNECPSCIAIIDSSSLDVIELDAASHNKVEDVREIRVNASTVTAVEGSRRVYILDEAHMLTRAAGNALLKILEEPPEHVIFVLATTEPYKLLDTIRSRAQRFDFHPVPSETLITYLETIAAQEGFTADRGALEAVTAHSGGSVRDAMSLLEQVAALGAGTVTATGVSTALGLADREVFSELVTVISEGDSAGALALTGRLASRGTDLRRFVADAIAHFRGIFLAQYAANIEEIVDASSEAIDVWKQQATVLSSHEVLRTIDELSAALLQLREGREERLVVELSMIRLTRPETVESIEGIHARIGRLERHLSELGTSDRAPATLTVPPAVDTESLADDRPFEEPTTTQPAQVTTTQPAAAPDEPATSPEPVVDPGANTIDLEAFLEAWPAIMADIRDAVGPRRQALLREAAPRHQEGSTIVFEVAAHMHFHLEQLKADRDIAAAITTATRQHLGADITVAFRSADAEPVLTESLPLEVPDKDDLISADEDGAVDPVAVVATILDGQIIDE encoded by the coding sequence ATGCAGTATCAGGCCCTCTACCGCAAGTACCGGCCACAACGGTTCGACGAAGTCATCGGCCAGGACCATGTGACGGCAACCCTTGCACGGGAGGTCATCGATGACAAGGTCGCCCACGCGTATCTCCTGACGGGACCGCGAGGGACCGGCAAGACAACGACCGCACGGCTCCTCGCCAAGTCGCTGAACTGCGCAAACCGCTCCGACGACGGTGAACCCGACAACGAGTGTCCTTCGTGCATTGCGATCATCGACAGTTCGTCCCTCGATGTGATCGAACTCGACGCAGCATCGCACAACAAGGTCGAAGATGTGCGAGAAATCCGCGTCAATGCGAGCACCGTCACCGCCGTGGAAGGATCGAGGCGGGTCTACATCCTCGACGAGGCCCACATGCTCACCCGCGCAGCGGGCAACGCACTGCTCAAGATCCTCGAGGAACCACCAGAGCATGTGATCTTCGTACTCGCGACGACCGAGCCCTACAAGCTGCTCGACACGATCCGTTCGAGGGCACAGCGCTTCGACTTCCATCCGGTCCCGAGCGAGACGCTCATCACCTACCTCGAGACCATCGCCGCACAGGAAGGGTTCACGGCCGACCGCGGAGCCCTCGAAGCCGTCACCGCGCACTCTGGCGGCTCGGTTCGCGACGCCATGAGCCTCCTCGAACAGGTCGCTGCTCTCGGCGCGGGAACGGTCACCGCGACCGGGGTCTCAACCGCACTCGGGCTCGCCGACCGCGAGGTCTTCTCCGAACTCGTCACCGTGATCTCCGAAGGCGACAGTGCCGGGGCGCTCGCCCTCACCGGGAGACTCGCATCGCGAGGGACCGATCTCCGGCGCTTCGTCGCGGATGCGATCGCCCACTTCCGCGGCATCTTCCTCGCCCAGTACGCAGCGAACATCGAAGAGATCGTCGATGCATCGTCCGAAGCCATCGATGTGTGGAAGCAACAGGCGACCGTCCTGTCCAGTCACGAAGTCCTTCGAACGATCGACGAGCTGTCCGCAGCTCTTCTCCAACTCCGCGAAGGGCGAGAAGAGCGGCTCGTCGTGGAGCTGTCGATGATCCGGCTCACGAGACCCGAAACCGTTGAGTCGATCGAAGGGATCCACGCCCGGATCGGAAGGCTCGAACGACACCTATCCGAACTGGGGACGTCCGACCGCGCCCCCGCCACCCTCACGGTCCCACCGGCCGTGGACACGGAATCGTTGGCCGACGATCGACCCTTCGAGGAGCCAACAACGACACAACCGGCGCAGGTGACCACCACACAGCCAGCGGCGGCACCAGACGAACCGGCCACGAGCCCCGAGCCGGTCGTCGATCCCGGAGCGAACACCATCGACCTCGAAGCCTTCCTCGAGGCGTGGCCGGCGATCATGGCAGACATCCGCGATGCCGTCGGACCCAGACGCCAAGCACTTCTGCGCGAAGCGGCGCCGCGACATCAGGAAGGTTCGACCATCGTTTTCGAGGTTGCCGCACACATGCACTTCCACCTCGAGCAGCTCAAAGCCGACCGCGACATCGCGGCGGCCATCACGACCGCGACACGCCAGCATCTCGGTGCCGACATCACCGTCGCGTTCCGATCGGCCGACGCAGAGCCGGTGCTGACCGAGTCACTCCCTCTCGAGGTCCCCGACAAGGACGACCTCATCTCCGCCGACGAGGACGGTGCAGTTGACCCGGTCGCCGTGGTCGCCACCATCCTCGACGGCCAGATCATCGACGAGTAG
- a CDS encoding YbaB/EbfC family nucleoid-associated protein: MPRMPKDMQQLMQQAQQMQAQMAAAQEALAAKTYKGTAGGGVVTVIVKGTGDVLSVDIDPAALDPEDPEMVGDLVVAALNQAFGAMHADAQTALGGATTGLDLGGMLG; the protein is encoded by the coding sequence ATGCCCCGGATGCCCAAAGACATGCAGCAGCTCATGCAGCAGGCCCAGCAAATGCAGGCGCAGATGGCGGCTGCCCAAGAGGCGCTCGCCGCGAAGACCTACAAGGGAACCGCTGGCGGCGGCGTCGTCACGGTGATCGTCAAGGGAACGGGTGATGTCCTTTCGGTCGATATCGATCCCGCGGCCCTCGACCCTGAGGATCCCGAAATGGTTGGCGACCTCGTCGTCGCGGCACTGAATCAGGCGTTCGGTGCGATGCACGCAGATGCGCAGACCGCGCTCGGTGGTGCCACCACGGGCCTCGACCTCGGCGGCATGCTCGGGTGA
- the recR gene encoding recombination mediator RecR gives MFEPPVQRLIDELARLPGVGHKSAQRIAFHLLNVEEADAQRLADAITDMRTSVRLCQRCYNITAEVECSICSDLRRDTTLVCVVERAQDIPVLERTQSFRGRYHVLGGAINPIGGVHEENLRIKELIDRVEIEGITEVIAATNPTLEGDTTAMTIARRLKPLGVTVTRLASGLPVGGDLDYADEVTLGRAIAGRQQL, from the coding sequence ATGTTCGAGCCTCCCGTCCAGCGGCTGATCGATGAACTCGCGAGGCTCCCCGGTGTCGGGCACAAGAGCGCCCAGCGGATCGCGTTCCATCTCCTGAATGTCGAAGAGGCAGACGCGCAGCGCCTCGCCGATGCCATCACCGACATGCGAACCTCGGTGCGGCTCTGCCAGCGTTGCTACAACATCACCGCCGAGGTCGAGTGCTCGATTTGCAGCGATCTGCGGCGTGACACGACGCTGGTGTGTGTCGTCGAGCGGGCGCAGGACATCCCGGTGCTGGAACGGACGCAGTCTTTCCGGGGCCGGTACCATGTCCTCGGCGGCGCGATCAACCCCATCGGCGGCGTCCACGAGGAGAACCTCCGCATCAAGGAACTCATCGACCGGGTCGAGATCGAAGGGATCACCGAGGTCATCGCCGCGACGAATCCGACCCTCGAAGGCGACACCACGGCCATGACGATCGCTCGGCGCCTCAAGCCACTCGGCGTGACCGTGACGCGTCTCGCCAGCGGTCTCCCCGTCGGCGGCGACCTCGACTACGCCGACGAGGTCACCCTCGGCCGGGCCATCGCCGGCCGCCAGCAACTCTGA